The following coding sequences are from one uncultured Desulfobacter sp. window:
- a CDS encoding IS4 family transposase encodes MPQLIESLKNLIFSDNFRDQNKENKNDFTRNRLLSFQRLIFFLLNMNNSSYQAELDNFYKALFHHEIAKRVIYKGNLSKARAKLKYDAFVDLNDHMIDFFYRNFDFQTWYGFNLLAIDGSTARVPDEEQIIEHFGVWHSKKGEKPCPKARVSQLFDVLNKITIDAIISPKKEGEIELAAFHCLKLEKRDLILLDRGYPAYWLFKLILAQGAQFCARISYKKWNVVKRFYESGKPEKIVKLHASALSKKKCRELEYDVHPLEVRLIRVELDSGETEILVTSLTDMDAFPKELFANLYHLRWPIEEDYKTAKYRVQIENFSGKTIHSVYQDFHAKMFSKNLTAVIATTTRDDIIKKSETLKYVHQINFAQALSLMKAVFVKKVVASSAFFVKFLGINFHCCFYPYPKKFVAPFQDKSRKKSVPPRGSLPFFS; translated from the coding sequence GTGCCACAACTAATCGAATCCCTAAAAAACCTTATCTTCTCTGATAATTTTCGTGATCAAAACAAAGAAAATAAAAACGATTTTACAAGAAACCGTCTGCTATCTTTTCAGAGACTCATTTTTTTTCTTTTGAACATGAACAATAGCTCATATCAGGCTGAACTGGATAATTTTTATAAAGCGCTTTTTCACCATGAGATTGCTAAACGTGTCATTTATAAAGGTAACTTGAGCAAAGCCCGAGCTAAGTTAAAATATGATGCTTTTGTCGATCTCAATGACCATATGATTGATTTCTTTTATCGAAATTTCGATTTTCAGACGTGGTATGGATTCAATTTATTGGCTATCGACGGCAGTACAGCCAGAGTGCCTGATGAAGAACAAATCATTGAACACTTTGGCGTATGGCATTCTAAAAAAGGGGAAAAACCTTGTCCAAAAGCGCGAGTGTCCCAGCTATTTGACGTTTTAAACAAAATCACCATTGATGCAATTATATCTCCAAAAAAAGAAGGTGAAATTGAATTGGCCGCTTTTCATTGTTTGAAATTGGAGAAACGAGATTTGATTCTGCTGGACAGGGGATACCCCGCCTATTGGCTGTTCAAACTCATCCTGGCACAAGGAGCCCAATTTTGTGCTCGTATTTCATACAAAAAATGGAACGTTGTTAAACGATTTTATGAGTCCGGAAAACCCGAAAAAATTGTAAAACTGCATGCATCAGCGTTATCAAAGAAAAAATGCAGGGAACTGGAATATGATGTCCATCCCCTTGAAGTGCGTTTAATCCGAGTTGAGTTGGATTCTGGTGAAACCGAAATTCTTGTCACGTCACTGACTGATATGGATGCTTTCCCAAAAGAGCTTTTTGCAAATCTGTACCATTTGAGATGGCCCATTGAAGAGGATTATAAAACAGCAAAATACAGAGTTCAGATTGAAAATTTTTCTGGCAAAACGATCCATTCCGTTTATCAGGATTTCCATGCAAAAATGTTTTCCAAGAATTTAACCGCCGTAATTGCCACTACAACCCGCGATGACATTATAAAAAAATCAGAGACACTGAAATATGTACACCAGATCAATTTTGCCCAGGCATTGTCCCTGATGAAAGCGGTGTTTGTCAAGAAAGTTGTCGCCTCAAGCGCATTTTTTGTGAAATTTTTAGGTATAAATTTTCACTGTTGTTTTTACCCTTACCCCAAAAAATTTGTAGCTCCATTCCAGGATAAGTCAAGAAAAAAATCGGTTCCTCCCAGAGGGTCCCTCCCATTTTTTTCTTGA
- a CDS encoding ABC transporter substrate-binding protein: MKFRRVLICTVLCLVIGQSHLYADQKTYRLALFAPRMDDAFWPLVKNFFQAACHDLNMACQVYNAQNNRFKMREQVQKAIRDEQKVDAILFMNFKFLGVELIQLAEEAHVGAFLLNAGLDSEGYEKVGIPQNQYRYWLGEMLPDDEQAGFNLANALLDHAAKKDASRNQEGKIVMIGLNGPTAEMAAVAREKGLQKAIRNRGDAKLLQVVPVNNWNSKLAQHAFLGMLSRYEGQQPGVLWAASDNMALAAFEGTKPIQRKGKSVRIFGGINWSPEALKSVESGEMTTTIGGHFMEAGWVAVLLYDYWHGKNFAQDIGVQIRSKMSSLNQGNIQAYIQLFGDGNWEAVDFTKFSKVLNPDLRNYSFDLQTIFSQFMP, encoded by the coding sequence ATGAAATTTCGCCGCGTTCTTATCTGTACAGTACTTTGTCTTGTTATCGGTCAATCTCACCTCTATGCCGACCAGAAGACCTATAGGCTTGCCCTGTTTGCCCCACGCATGGATGATGCGTTTTGGCCGTTAGTTAAAAATTTTTTTCAGGCCGCATGCCATGATTTAAACATGGCGTGTCAGGTCTATAATGCTCAAAATAACCGTTTTAAGATGAGAGAACAGGTACAAAAGGCGATTCGGGACGAGCAGAAAGTTGATGCCATACTCTTTATGAATTTCAAATTCCTTGGTGTTGAGTTGATTCAACTTGCTGAAGAAGCTCACGTGGGGGCGTTTCTCCTTAATGCAGGTTTAGATTCTGAAGGCTATGAAAAAGTTGGTATTCCACAAAACCAATATCGCTATTGGCTGGGAGAGATGCTGCCGGATGATGAACAGGCAGGCTTTAATTTAGCCAATGCGTTACTGGATCATGCCGCGAAGAAGGATGCTTCCCGTAATCAAGAGGGAAAAATCGTAATGATCGGTCTGAATGGGCCGACGGCGGAAATGGCAGCCGTTGCGCGTGAAAAGGGCTTGCAAAAAGCCATCCGGAACAGGGGGGATGCGAAGCTGCTTCAGGTTGTTCCGGTCAACAATTGGAACTCGAAACTGGCTCAACATGCGTTTTTAGGTATGCTATCCAGGTATGAAGGGCAGCAACCAGGCGTTCTCTGGGCAGCGAGTGATAATATGGCATTGGCGGCATTTGAAGGTACCAAGCCAATTCAGAGAAAAGGGAAATCAGTCCGGATCTTTGGAGGGATTAACTGGTCGCCGGAGGCTCTCAAGTCCGTTGAATCCGGAGAAATGACCACGACAATCGGCGGCCATTTTATGGAGGCCGGATGGGTGGCTGTGTTACTCTATGATTACTGGCACGGAAAAAATTTTGCCCAGGATATTGGCGTACAAATCCGCTCGAAAATGAGCAGCCTTAATCAAGGGAATATTCAGGCGTATATCCAACTTTTTGGGGATGGGAATTGGGAGGCCGTTGACTTCACGAAATTTTCCAAAGTATTGAACCCAGACCTCCGGAACTATTCATTTGATTTACAAACTATCTTTTCCCAGTTCATGCCATAA
- a CDS encoding IS3 family transposase (programmed frameshift) — protein sequence MIQKILLNPGTPMVNFSKEANVPNSTVATWLRNYKKRNGSTVGSKKKTWSAERKFQAVLETASLSEAEKNEYCRKHGIYPEQLEEWKKDCISGCRKSPDQNFVKKTKQKEQELQRKTKALEKELTRKEKALAEAAALLVLKKKVQGHLGGQRGRMIPTEDKMQILSLVEEACKSGARQCKACEIIGISERTLQRWQKKTTAEIEDKRPHAERNPANKLSEEEKHMIIDICNSQEYGSLPPSQIVPMLCDQGIYVASEASFYRTLRENGLQNHRGKTRYKTNKKPTGFTATGPNQVWTWDITYLPAALKGSFYYLYMITDIYSRKIVAWEVHDRQSDELASELVKRGYLSEGVNGNEIVLHSDNGSPMKGATMLCTLQQLGVVPSFSRPSVSNDNPYSEALFKTLKYAPSYPSGPFESLEACREWVLNFVRWYNNVHRHSGIKFVTPNERHTGADRTILEARQKVYLEAKAKKPERWSRGIRDWTVVTEVSLNPEKNDNRPAA from the exons ATGATTCAGAAAATTCTTTTAAACCCAGGCACGCCGATGGTAAACTTTTCAAAAGAGGCTAACGTTCCAAATTCAACGGTAGCAACCTGGCTAAGAAATTACAAAAAAAGGAATGGGAGTACAGTGGGCTCGAAGAAGAAAACCTGGTCAGCCGAGAGGAAATTTCAGGCAGTATTGGAAACTGCGTCGTTAAGTGAAGCAGAAAAAAATGAATATTGCCGGAAACATGGAATATACCCGGAACAGTTAGAAGAGTGGAAGAAAGACTGTATATCCGGATGTAGAAAGAGCCCCGATCAAAATTTTGTCAAGAAAACCAAGCAAAAAGAGCAAGAATTGCAACGCAAGACTAAAGCCCTTGAAAAAGAATTAACCCGTAAGGAGAAAGCGTTAGCAGAAGCTGCCGCCCTGCTTGTGTTAAAAAAAAAAGTCCAGG GACATCTGGGGGGACAAAGGGGAAGAATGATTCCTACTGAAGACAAAATGCAGATATTGTCTTTGGTGGAAGAAGCTTGTAAATCCGGTGCTCGCCAATGTAAGGCTTGTGAAATAATAGGAATTTCAGAAAGGACCTTACAGCGGTGGCAGAAAAAAACGACTGCTGAAATAGAAGATAAGCGCCCCCATGCAGAAAGAAATCCTGCAAACAAATTGTCTGAAGAAGAAAAACATATGATTATAGATATTTGTAATAGTCAGGAGTATGGAAGCTTACCGCCAAGCCAGATTGTTCCCATGCTTTGTGATCAGGGGATCTATGTCGCATCCGAAGCAAGCTTCTATAGGACACTGAGAGAGAACGGTCTTCAGAACCATAGAGGTAAAACCCGGTATAAAACAAATAAAAAACCGACGGGTTTTACAGCAACAGGGCCTAATCAGGTCTGGACATGGGATATAACCTACCTTCCAGCGGCGCTAAAGGGTTCGTTTTATTACCTTTATATGATAACGGATATTTACAGTCGTAAGATAGTAGCTTGGGAAGTCCATGACAGGCAAAGTGATGAGCTGGCCTCCGAGCTTGTAAAAAGGGGGTATCTGTCAGAGGGTGTAAATGGCAATGAAATAGTGCTTCATTCAGATAATGGCTCCCCGATGAAAGGTGCGACCATGCTGTGCACTCTTCAGCAACTTGGAGTTGTCCCCTCATTCAGTCGGCCGTCGGTAAGTAACGATAATCCTTATTCAGAAGCATTGTTCAAAACCCTGAAATATGCCCCTTCATACCCTTCCGGCCCTTTTGAGAGCTTGGAGGCCTGTAGAGAATGGGTACTGAATTTTGTTCGCTGGTACAATAATGTCCACCGTCACAGTGGTATAAAATTTGTTACCCCAAATGAAAGGCATACAGGGGCAGATAGGACGATTTTAGAGGCCCGTCAAAAGGTATATCTGGAAGCAAAGGCAAAAAAACCAGAACGTTGGAGCCGTGGAATCAGAGATTGGACTGTGGTAACAGAAGTCTCTCTTAATCCTGAAAAAAACGATAACCGTCCAGCAGCTTAA
- a CDS encoding response regulator, with protein MNYKQNRSIKPPLLLGRTLTGDVIICQLTVVLVSTILLVSFGYMMLSKRIDNLYAMKTDESIATLQQNLAVPVWNYDVENISIICKSFIQHDFIAGLEVVTIDLDLLFDYDNEKENDVIHQIIPIIHKGYTLGQVKIQITSRPLKKYKQGLIIVVLITMTVILLPLMLVTGFLIRRILKKPLNQLITGIEQVSKGDYEYQFQKASQREIAIITDKFKDMSYKVKEREDTLNHINKQLGQEIIERRKAEEKAEERAHQVRRLVDSNIIGICFWDLGGAIIEANDAFLEIVGYNYSDLMAGRVCWPDLTPPEYGDADKNALKELVRFGSSRPYEKEALRKDGVRIPVLVGGALISDSANRGVSFVLDQSERKKAELELRYNKDLLQSVLDNSTAVIYLKDTDGRYMLVNKRFTELFHIDQQEIVGRTDYDIFPPDMADAFRRLDQRVLAAGHPLEAEEVAPHDDGLHTYFSLKYPLFNPAGQAYAVCGISTDITVRLQAEAEQHARQAAEAANRAKSEFLANMSHEIRTPMNAIKGLSCLLLQTELSTMQQDYVKKIKTAQDSLLGLINDILDFSKIEAGKLSIEETSFNLEEMLTDVAGILAQEAEKKGLELVARLAVNMPARVVGDPLRIRQVLTNLMSNAIKFTEQGEVVLSIDRISDTEQAGNTCCVLRFSVRDTGIGLTPEQQADLFQSFSQADVSTTRKYGGTGLGLAISKQLVNLMGGEVDVESEYGKGSQFSFTLTLPIDTERPDEELATPIDLRGLRILLADDNATFREIISSYLHSFGYTVDAVDSGSEVLAKLGHTKVQPPYDLAILDWQMPYPDGLETARKIKAIPHLADSLPIVMVSSHGREDIMREAVKVGINNYLVKPITHSVLFDAILETLGRHPGPKTLVVPDSDEQKSQRRQIRSARALIVDDNPINLQICSEILKTLEMNASTAASGREALDLLGKENFDVILMDVQMPEMDGYQATGLIRKSSTIKQIPIIALTAHALSGDREKCLEAGMNDYLTKPIDPNQLVAVLSRWIFPAKTMDKITGEQKESKPPVFTKTELAGMTLPGIDTEKGLKRLSGNTASYIKVLKAFRKHCTQEVPSFLAALSGGDLEEAAKLVHTLKGLAGTIGAQSLFSKTIELEKAIKAQDNKRIASGTQIFETELKQVLESIASLDETATSSPHA; from the coding sequence ATGAACTATAAGCAAAACCGATCAATAAAACCGCCATTACTCTTGGGAAGAACACTCACCGGTGATGTGATCATCTGCCAGCTAACGGTGGTTCTGGTCTCCACCATTCTCCTGGTGAGTTTTGGGTACATGATGCTCTCCAAACGGATTGATAATTTATATGCGATGAAAACCGATGAATCCATTGCCACGTTACAACAGAATCTGGCAGTACCCGTCTGGAACTATGATGTAGAAAACATCTCTATTATCTGCAAGTCCTTTATTCAGCATGATTTCATCGCCGGCCTTGAGGTCGTCACAATTGATTTAGACCTGCTCTTTGACTATGACAATGAAAAAGAAAACGATGTTATTCACCAAATAATACCAATCATCCATAAAGGCTACACTTTAGGCCAGGTGAAGATACAAATCACAAGCCGTCCGCTTAAAAAATACAAACAGGGCCTGATTATCGTCGTCCTCATTACCATGACTGTTATCCTATTGCCGTTAATGCTGGTAACAGGTTTTTTGATCCGCCGCATTCTTAAAAAACCGTTGAACCAACTGATTACGGGCATAGAACAGGTGTCAAAAGGGGATTATGAATATCAATTCCAAAAGGCGTCCCAAAGAGAGATCGCCATCATCACCGACAAGTTTAAAGATATGTCCTATAAAGTAAAAGAAAGGGAAGACACGCTCAACCATATCAATAAACAGTTAGGACAGGAAATTATCGAAAGGAGAAAAGCTGAGGAAAAGGCCGAGGAACGGGCACATCAGGTCCGCCGGCTGGTGGATTCCAATATCATCGGTATCTGCTTCTGGGACTTGGGCGGCGCCATCATTGAGGCCAACGACGCCTTTTTGGAGATTGTCGGTTACAATTACTCCGACCTCATGGCCGGTAGGGTATGCTGGCCTGACCTCACACCACCGGAGTATGGGGATGCCGATAAGAACGCCTTAAAGGAGTTGGTGCGTTTCGGGTCCAGCCGCCCCTATGAGAAAGAAGCCCTCCGCAAGGATGGTGTGCGGATACCGGTACTGGTCGGCGGGGCGCTTATAAGCGATTCAGCGAATCGCGGGGTAAGTTTTGTCCTTGACCAAAGCGAACGTAAAAAGGCCGAACTGGAACTGCGGTACAATAAAGATTTATTGCAGTCGGTGCTCGATAACTCGACAGCGGTGATCTATCTCAAAGATACGGATGGCCGCTATATGTTGGTCAATAAACGTTTTACCGAACTGTTTCATATCGACCAGCAGGAAATTGTCGGCCGAACCGATTATGATATATTTCCGCCCGACATGGCTGACGCCTTTCGCCGTTTAGACCAGCGTGTACTTGCTGCAGGCCATCCCTTGGAGGCTGAGGAAGTGGCGCCCCATGACGATGGCCTTCATACCTATTTTTCCCTGAAGTACCCCCTGTTCAATCCCGCAGGTCAAGCATATGCGGTCTGCGGCATTTCCACGGACATTACAGTCCGTTTACAAGCCGAGGCGGAGCAGCATGCACGCCAGGCTGCCGAAGCTGCGAACCGGGCCAAAAGTGAATTTCTGGCGAACATGAGCCATGAAATCCGCACCCCGATGAATGCCATCAAAGGGTTAAGCTGCCTTTTACTGCAAACCGAACTGAGCACCATGCAGCAGGACTATGTAAAGAAGATCAAGACCGCCCAAGATTCTCTCCTGGGACTGATCAATGACATTCTTGATTTTTCCAAAATTGAAGCGGGCAAACTTTCCATTGAGGAAACATCTTTCAATCTTGAAGAGATGCTGACCGATGTTGCCGGTATTCTGGCCCAGGAGGCTGAGAAAAAGGGGCTGGAATTGGTTGCACGGCTGGCCGTCAACATGCCTGCCAGAGTGGTGGGGGACCCTCTACGGATACGACAGGTGCTTACCAACCTGATGAGTAATGCCATAAAATTCACAGAGCAGGGGGAGGTGGTACTCAGTATCGACCGCATTTCCGACACAGAGCAGGCGGGGAATACATGCTGCGTGTTGCGGTTCTCAGTGCGCGACACCGGAATAGGGCTGACTCCGGAACAGCAGGCGGATCTGTTCCAAAGCTTCTCCCAGGCAGATGTCTCCACCACCCGCAAGTATGGCGGTACCGGGCTGGGGCTTGCCATTTCCAAACAACTGGTTAATCTCATGGGCGGAGAAGTTGATGTCGAAAGCGAATATGGCAAAGGCAGTCAATTTTCTTTCACCCTTACCCTGCCCATTGATACCGAACGTCCCGACGAGGAACTTGCCACTCCCATTGACCTTAGAGGCCTTCGTATTCTCCTGGCTGATGACAACGCCACTTTCCGAGAGATCATCTCCTCCTATCTTCATTCCTTTGGCTATACAGTGGATGCTGTTGATTCCGGCAGCGAGGTGTTGGCCAAGCTCGGCCATACAAAGGTTCAGCCCCCTTACGATCTGGCCATTCTCGACTGGCAAATGCCTTACCCCGACGGCCTGGAGACTGCCAGGAAAATCAAAGCAATCCCACACCTGGCCGATTCCCTGCCCATAGTCATGGTCTCAAGCCACGGACGCGAAGATATCATGCGTGAAGCCGTCAAGGTTGGTATTAACAATTACCTGGTCAAACCCATCACCCACTCTGTTCTCTTTGATGCCATTCTGGAGACACTTGGACGTCATCCCGGCCCCAAAACGCTCGTGGTACCGGATTCTGACGAGCAGAAGTCTCAGCGCCGACAAATCCGCTCTGCCAGAGCCCTGATCGTCGATGATAATCCAATTAATCTTCAAATCTGCAGTGAGATTTTGAAAACACTTGAAATGAATGCAAGCACGGCTGCAAGTGGCCGGGAGGCCTTGGACCTTTTGGGCAAGGAAAATTTTGATGTGATATTGATGGATGTTCAAATGCCGGAAATGGACGGTTATCAGGCCACAGGTTTGATTAGGAAATCCTCCACCATAAAACAAATACCAATCATTGCCCTTACGGCACACGCCTTGAGCGGGGACCGGGAAAAATGTCTTGAGGCCGGTATGAACGATTATTTAACCAAACCCATTGATCCCAATCAATTAGTGGCTGTATTGAGCCGATGGATTTTTCCTGCAAAGACAATGGACAAGATAACCGGAGAACAAAAAGAGTCCAAACCTCCTGTTTTTACCAAGACCGAACTTGCGGGGATGACGCTTCCCGGAATCGACACGGAAAAAGGGCTGAAGCGACTTTCCGGCAACACAGCCAGCTACATCAAGGTTCTGAAAGCTTTCCGGAAACATTGCACCCAAGAGGTACCGTCCTTTTTGGCAGCACTAAGCGGGGGCGACCTGGAAGAGGCGGCAAAATTGGTTCATACGCTTAAGGGATTAGCCGGAACAATCGGCGCCCAATCCTTGTTTTCCAAAACCATTGAATTGGAAAAAGCGATAAAAGCCCAAGATAACAAACGTATTGCCTCTGGTACTCAAATTTTCGAGACGGAGCTAAAGCAAGTTCTTGAATCCATAGCCTCCCTTGATGAAACCGCCACATCTTCTCCTCATGCGTAA
- a CDS encoding alanine/glycine:cation symporter family protein — MAFLQKLFGMIGDLTWGWSLVPFLVIFGLFFTLATRFVQFENFTWMFKVLFSKKSPDVDGISGREALLLSVGGRVGGGNIAGVAVAITLGGPGAVFWMWMIALVGMATSLVECSLAQLFKRADGDGEFRGGPAHTIIYGLGRDYKWLASIYAVCLAVSFALGFNAFQGNTVAGAALDSLGIDRIWTGIFLAVVAGQIVFGGIRRIAKVADVIVPVMAVGYLAMAILVMLMNIGQVPHVFMSIVENAFGIKQAVGGGMGAALVQGLRRGLFSNEAGLGSAPNVAATATVPHPIAQGITQSLSVFIDTILICSCTAFIILLADVYVPGAEAIDGVVLTQQSLVSHFGAWTQYFLTFAIFLFAFSSIIYNYYLGENALTFLTQSPAAVNLLRLAVVGVIFLGAVAPGATAVFFFSDPLMGILAVVNLLAMIMLFPTLTRILADYRKQRSQGIETPVFDPDRFKDLDIDPLAWENAAALPCRDEEPERFGDAVAEAEGL, encoded by the coding sequence ATGGCATTTTTACAAAAACTATTCGGCATGATCGGTGATTTGACCTGGGGGTGGTCCCTGGTTCCGTTTCTTGTGATTTTCGGGCTATTTTTCACCCTTGCCACCCGGTTTGTCCAGTTCGAAAATTTTACCTGGATGTTCAAGGTGCTTTTTTCGAAGAAATCTCCGGATGTCGACGGCATATCGGGCCGGGAGGCTCTTTTGCTCTCCGTTGGCGGCCGGGTCGGCGGCGGCAATATTGCAGGGGTGGCCGTGGCCATCACACTGGGCGGTCCCGGAGCTGTTTTCTGGATGTGGATGATCGCCCTGGTGGGCATGGCCACAAGCCTGGTGGAATGCTCCCTGGCCCAGCTCTTCAAACGGGCCGACGGGGATGGTGAATTCAGGGGCGGTCCTGCCCACACCATTATTTACGGGCTGGGCCGGGATTATAAATGGCTGGCCTCCATTTACGCTGTCTGCCTGGCTGTCTCCTTTGCCCTGGGGTTCAACGCCTTCCAGGGGAACACCGTTGCCGGGGCTGCCCTGGACAGTCTTGGCATCGACAGGATCTGGACCGGGATTTTTCTTGCCGTGGTTGCAGGACAGATTGTGTTCGGAGGTATTCGCCGCATTGCCAAAGTGGCTGATGTCATTGTGCCGGTCATGGCTGTGGGTTACCTTGCGATGGCCATTCTGGTCATGCTTATGAACATCGGCCAGGTGCCCCATGTCTTTATGAGCATCGTTGAGAACGCCTTTGGAATAAAACAGGCTGTTGGCGGCGGCATGGGCGCTGCCCTGGTCCAGGGGCTGCGCCGGGGGCTTTTCTCCAATGAGGCAGGGCTGGGGTCCGCTCCCAATGTGGCGGCAACGGCCACGGTGCCCCATCCCATTGCCCAGGGTATTACCCAGTCCCTGTCCGTATTTATCGATACCATTCTCATCTGCAGCTGTACGGCCTTTATCATTCTCCTGGCAGACGTTTACGTGCCCGGGGCCGAGGCCATTGACGGTGTGGTGCTGACCCAGCAGTCCCTGGTTTCCCATTTCGGGGCCTGGACCCAGTACTTTTTGACCTTTGCCATCTTTCTTTTTGCTTTCAGCTCCATCATTTACAACTATTACCTGGGAGAGAACGCCTTAACCTTTCTTACCCAAAGCCCAGCTGCAGTCAATTTACTGCGGCTGGCCGTGGTCGGCGTGATATTCCTGGGGGCGGTTGCTCCGGGGGCCACCGCCGTGTTTTTCTTTTCGGATCCTTTGATGGGCATTCTGGCAGTGGTCAATCTTTTGGCCATGATCATGCTATTTCCCACCCTGACCAGAATCCTTGCCGACTACAGAAAACAGCGCAGCCAGGGCATTGAAACCCCGGTGTTTGACCCGGATCGGTTCAAAGATCTGGACATTGATCCTTTGGCATGGGAGAACGCGGCTGCTTTGCCCTGCCGGGATGAAGAGCCGGAACGGTTTGGGGATGCTGTTGCCGAAGCCGAAGGTTTGTAG
- a CDS encoding glutaminase, translated as MDRIFFKTLPEKMNEFIHLGKVADYIPALGLVPREKFGIAVSSMDGEYHEAGDSRDRFSLQSISKLFAVIMALQFLGDEFWRHIRLKLTSSAFNAISPIEAAEGMPNNPFTNGGAIAIVDLLLSCNRRYLDDLIAFSRQVSGNPDIDFDPAVAESEMKTAHRNTAIAEFLKSYGVIRNEVKDVLRAYCIQCSLAMSCLDLSRALLFLANSGRAPGDREKILTPLQCRRLNALMLMFGTYDAAGDFVFRVGLPGKSGVGGGISAIVPGRFSIAVWSPALDEHGTSVAGLKALEMIVREMDISIL; from the coding sequence ATGGATCGGATTTTTTTCAAGACATTGCCGGAAAAGATGAACGAATTTATCCACCTGGGAAAAGTGGCTGATTATATTCCCGCCCTGGGCCTTGTGCCCAGGGAGAAGTTCGGTATAGCAGTCTCTTCCATGGATGGGGAATACCACGAGGCTGGAGATTCAAGGGATCGGTTTTCTCTGCAGAGCATCTCCAAATTATTTGCCGTGATTATGGCACTGCAGTTCCTTGGGGACGAGTTCTGGCGACACATCCGACTGAAGCTTACCTCCTCTGCGTTTAATGCCATTTCCCCCATCGAGGCCGCCGAAGGCATGCCGAACAATCCGTTTACCAACGGCGGGGCCATTGCCATCGTGGATTTGCTGCTCTCCTGCAACCGCCGTTATCTTGATGATTTGATCGCTTTTTCCCGGCAGGTCTCGGGAAATCCGGATATTGATTTTGACCCGGCCGTTGCTGAATCGGAAATGAAGACCGCCCACCGGAACACGGCCATTGCGGAGTTTTTGAAAAGCTACGGCGTTATCAGAAACGAGGTTAAAGATGTACTCAGGGCGTATTGTATCCAATGTTCCCTTGCCATGAGCTGCCTGGACCTGAGCCGGGCACTTCTCTTTTTGGCAAACAGCGGCAGGGCCCCGGGTGACCGGGAAAAAATTCTCACTCCCCTTCAATGCCGGCGACTTAATGCGCTCATGCTCATGTTTGGCACCTATGATGCGGCCGGGGATTTTGTCTTCAGGGTGGGGCTGCCCGGTAAAAGCGGTGTGGGAGGCGGTATATCCGCCATTGTTCCGGGGCGGTTTTCCATTGCGGTATGGTCCCCGGCCCTGGATGAACACGGCACCTCCGTGGCCGGGCTAAAGGCCTTGGAGATGATAGTCCGGGAGATGGACATCAGCATTTTGTAA
- a CDS encoding methyl-accepting chemotaxis protein yields the protein MIKDIAQGEGDLTKRLQVKTHDEIGELSDRLNQFIEKLQALMSEVTRNAVTINKASTEFTDLSASMSTGVNGLSERAGAAAGGADNMTSMSGAIKEQIQGIQSSTTGTVEVIGNISEVVTEINTIVATIANGCGIAL from the coding sequence ATGATTAAAGACATTGCCCAGGGAGAGGGAGATCTCACCAAACGGCTTCAGGTGAAAACCCACGATGAAATCGGAGAGTTGTCCGACCGGCTTAATCAATTTATTGAAAAGCTCCAGGCATTAATGAGTGAGGTGACACGGAACGCCGTTACCATCAACAAGGCCTCGACAGAGTTTACCGATCTTTCCGCCAGTATGAGCACCGGCGTGAATGGGTTGTCCGAGCGGGCAGGTGCCGCGGCCGGCGGGGCCGACAATATGACCTCTATGTCCGGTGCCATAAAGGAACAGATTCAGGGAATCCAGTCCTCCACAACCGGAACGGTTGAGGTGATCGGCAATATCTCCGAGGTGGTCACCGAGATCAACACCATTGTGGCGACCATTGCCAATGGCTGTGGCATAGCTCTATAA